Genomic DNA from Lactococcus garvieae:
GACAGACAGCCAATAAGAGGCAAGAGCCCCACATTGTCCTGCACTACTAGAATAACCAACCTGCTTGCCAACAAGTGGTCCTATAGTTGCTGCTACATTGTTCATGTTATTCCTCCTTTTGTTGTTTGTTATAATTTAGAGCACTTACACCTGTAACTGCCCCTAAAAAGACTGCTACAGCATTAATGGTAAGTACTGATAAATCTGTACTCTCCCAGCCATACGCTTTGCCCAGAGCCCCTACAAGTACGCTTAGAGCTGGTAATACTGTAAGAACTACCCATTTGATAATGTTATAAGCTTTATTATTTAAATTCATTTCGTTCATACTCCTAATAGTTTTAATGATGCTGCAATTATCGCTCCTGCAACACCTCCAATTGAAAATACTGCTTTCCAAAAATTTTGTTTATCTATAATTTTCATTTGAAATTGACGATCGTCTGAAATATCATTCCGTTTAATCACAGCTTGTAAAATTTCTGCATTTTGTTCTGACTGACGTGTATTCTGTTCCCTCAAGAACCGATTGGACTCATCTACCCGTGTTAATCCTTCATTCATCGTTTTTTGCATTTGTAAAGTAAAGTCGTTTAAACGAGATAACTCTTTATCATGCTGTTTAAGTTTGTCTTCGTGCTGTTTAACCTGCTTTTCTAACTCCAATTCTCATTTTCCCCTTTTCATTAATTTTTAGAACCGTATAACACTGCTTCAAGAGTAACTTCACCGAAGGTTCGTACTACTGTAGAGAACAACCGGAAACCGCCCGCAGTCGCAAAGTATCCAGACCAACATGGCCATGGGGCCGTTAATATGGTAATCGCCCTATAGACATTCGCTGAACCTGTTGGTACCGCTGGTATAGTTAAAGTATCAGAATTATAAAGAGATCCAGACGCTGTGGCTATGTTAGCACTGACCTTGAATATTTGGGTCCATCGGTAAAAGTTATCCCCTAATTTTTCCTCATACCATCCATTATTTGTAGTTA
This window encodes:
- a CDS encoding phage holin, coding for MNLNNKAYNIIKWVVLTVLPALSVLVGALGKAYGWESTDLSVLTINAVAVFLGAVTGVSALNYNKQQKEE